The Gordonia mangrovi genome includes the window CCGGGTGGTGAGCGCGTCGATGACTCCTCGGAGCAGTGCGACGGTCTCGGAGGTCCCCGCAGGTACCCAGGTGCTGCATGCGCCGAGCGGGATGTCGCGGGCCGCCGAGGTGCCCGCCACCCAGCGCGTCTCGCGGCCCGTCGCGGACACCGCCGCCAAGGCCTCCCGGGCGATCCGGCTCTTGCCCACCCCCTCCGGCCCGCAGATGAGGATGCCGCCATCGTCCGAAGCCGACAGCGCGGCTTCGACGATTCGCATCTCCTTCGTGCGGCCGACCAGCGGCCACGACAAGCGCACAGGACAAGGGTAGGGGTGAGGGATGCAGGCCAGGTCGTACTACGAGAAAGATGTGGCCTGGAGGTGGTGTTCGTTCTCGAACACGTATAGGACCGGTGGCCACCCCGGTACGCGTCAACGTGGCGCACATCCACCTGCGAGTCCGATCGACAGTGCCTGCCATGCGTTCTTTCGCCGCGACCAGTGCGCAGCACCCTTCCTTCGCAGCAGACAAGATGCAGGTCAGGAGTCAATGCAGTGGTCACACACTGAGTGGTTCACCCTGCGCATCAGCGATGATTCATTTCACGGAAGGTGGCGACTCATCCCCGCCGACCTGCTAACGGGGAAGGAGGTGACTCAGATGTCCTCAGTCATCGATATGTTCAGTGCCGCTGTCTTGGTTGTGGGTGGCCTCGCAGCGTTCCTGGCTATCGTAATCGGCGCGATGTTTCTGTGACGGTCTGGTGGCGTCGAGGGCTGGATAGCTGCGTTTCAGAACATTCGCGGCGGCGATCGGATACAGATAACCAATAGTGAATTTTCGCTTTTTTCGATTTACACTGTGGACTATGACCACCCTGCTGGAGCAGACAGTTCTTCCCGACACCGACGGCGGCGACGTGCAGCAACTCGACGCACTCCTTGCCGTACTCACCGCCGACCACTCGGTGATTGTGAGCGCTGGCGAGAGTTCTGCGCAGCTGCCCGAGGAGTTGCGACAGATCCTGACAACAGTGCTGTCCAACCTCATTCAGGGCACCGCAGTGACTGTTGAGCCGCACCGCACGCTGCTGACGACGCAAGAGGCCGCCGATATTCTCGGAATCACCCGGCCCACCCTCGTGCGGCTGCTGACCGACAACGAGATCCCCTACACCACTCCCGGTCGACATCGCCGCGTGCAGCTCACCGACGTCCTGGCCTATCAACAACGCACGCGCACCCAACGCGCTGAGGCCCTCGCCGAACTCGCTGCCCCTGACCCCCGACCGACCGAGACCGACGGCTTCATCGCCACGCGCTGACACTCGTGGCCGCAACCTTCCGCGTCGTGCTCGACGCCTGCGTGATGCTGCCGCAGAATCTCAACAACCTGCTGCTCGCCCTTGCCGAGCAC containing:
- a CDS encoding helix-turn-helix domain-containing protein, giving the protein MTTLLEQTVLPDTDGGDVQQLDALLAVLTADHSVIVSAGESSAQLPEELRQILTTVLSNLIQGTAVTVEPHRTLLTTQEAADILGITRPTLVRLLTDNEIPYTTPGRHRRVQLTDVLAYQQRTRTQRAEALAELAAPDPRPTETDGFIATR